The following proteins come from a genomic window of Palaemon carinicauda isolate YSFRI2023 chromosome 12, ASM3689809v2, whole genome shotgun sequence:
- the LOC137651088 gene encoding M protein, serotype 2.1-like, with translation MERDKSNIELTEKFEKVRQNKRKLEKFVKKKMEVIEQISEQRHELEKSLNEARINYLIRNGRYKSHLQELQRLKKEQLNKLSDLEQKNIQLREELEKIKSEKESMASITKERDSHKERVSHLSSSKEMSEERIVQFTKENVGLKDELLAANEIIPSLKEELEGGDKKKENRPGMRKVRLNKKSLEISTEMDVKDGQKEDVQKDVRDNKSEEKVVEAKDQDANGRKAEKGALRDTNNRQEEQKLQKETSRDEEEEEKEEKEKEREEKITKRTTRKPIVFDL, from the coding sequence ATGGAAAGAGACAAATCAAATATTGAACTCACTGAGAAATTTGAAAAAGTTCGTCaaaacaaaaggaaactggaaaagttcgttaaaaagaagatggaagtaattgagcagatttcagaacagagACATGAACTGGAAAAGAGCCTCAATGAGGCAAGGATAAATTATCTGATCAGGAATGGCCGCTACAAATCCCATTTACAAGAGTTACAACGTCTCAAGAAAGAACAATTGAATAAATTAAGTGACTTGgagcaaaaaaatattcaattgagggaggaactggaaaaaattaagtctgaaaagGAGAGTATGGCTTCTATCACCAAGGAGAGAGATAGTCACAAGGAACGTGTCTCCCATCTAAGTTCTAGTAAGGAAATGTCAGAGGAGAGGATCGTCCAAttcaccaaagaaaatgttggtctgaaggacgagctgcttgcggcaaatgagatcatcccttcactcaaggaggaacttgaagggggagataagaagaaagaaaacagacctggaatgaggaaagtgagacttaacaAGAAAAGTTTAGAAATCTCGACCGAGATggatgttaaggatggtcagaaggaagatgtccaaaaggatgtcagagacaataaaagtgaggaaaaagtaGTCGAGGCAAAGGACCAGGATgccaacggacgtaaggctgagaaAGGCGCTCTCCGTGACACCAACAACCGCcaggaagagcagaagctccaaaaggaaacttccagggacgaggaggaggaggagaaggaggagaaggagaaggaaaggGAAGAAAAGATTACAAAGAGAACTACTCGAAAACCTATCGTATTTGACCTGTAA